The nucleotide sequence CCGACGACCACCGATGTGGTGCTCGGGGGCCTCCTGATCCTCATTCTTCTGGAAGCGACGCGCCGATCGGTGGGTTGGCCCCTGCCGATCATCTCTATCCTGTTCATGCTTTACGCACTTTACGGACCGTCCATGCCGGGTATTCTTGTTCATCCCGGCGCCACGGTCAGCCAGTTGGTCAATCATCTTTATCTGACCACACAGGGCATTTACGGCATCGCGCTCGGCGTCGTCGCAACCTATGTCTTCCATTTCGTGCTGTTCGGCGTTTTCGCCACGCGCATCGGCCTTGGCCAGTTGTTCCTCGACTGTGCAGCCTGGGTGGCAGGGCGTTTTGCGGGCGGTCCCGCGAAAGTGTCGATTTTCGGCTCCGCGCTGTTCGGCATGATTTCCGGTTCCTCGGTCGCCAACACAGTCACTGTCGGATCGCTGACCATCCCGGCCATGATCCGGCTCGGCTACAAGCGCCATTTCGCGGCCGCCGTAGAATCCGCATCCTCGACCGGCGGTCAGATCACGCCGCCCATCATGGGCGCTGCCGCCTTCCTGATGATAGAATTCCTCAATCTGCCCTATACGACGATCATTCTGGCCGCCATTGTTCCGGCCTTCATGCATTTCTTCGGCGTTTTGATGCAGGTGCATTTCGAGGCCAAGCGCAACGGCCTGCGTGGCATGACCCGCGAGGAACTGCCTGATCTGAAGGAAGCGTTCAAGCGCGACTGGCCGACCGTCATTCCGCTGATCGTGCTGATCGGTGTGCTTCTGTCCGGCTATACGCCCTATCTCGCGGCCTTCTGGGGCATCACGCTGTGCATCGCGGTAGGGTTGCTCAATCCGCGCAAGCGTATGACCGTCAGCGAAATCTTCGATGGTCTGCGCGATGGTGCGAAATATGCGCTTGCCGTCGGCGCGGCTGCCGCCACGGTCGGCATCATCGTTGGCGTAGTGACGCTGACCGGCGTGGGCTTCAAGATCTCCTATATCGTCACATCCACCGCAGGGCAGCTTGCTGCCTTCTTCGGTACCGTTCTGCCGGCAAGTTGGTTCGGTCCGCAGACGCTCACCCTTCTGTTCACGCTCATCATGACCGGCGTCGTCTGCATCCTGATGGGCTGTGGCATCCCGACGACGGCCAATTACATCATCATGGCCACCATCGCCGCTCCGGCCCTCGGCCTTCTGGGCGTCGAGCCGATCGTCGCGCATTTCTTCGTCTTCTATTACGGCGTTCTGGCAGACATCACGCCGCCCGTAGCGCTGGCGGCTTATGCGGCCGCGGGCATGGCGGGTGCGGACCCGTTCAAGACGGGCAACACCGCATTCCGCCTCGGACTGGGCAAGGTGCTGGTGCCGTTCGTCTTCGTCTTTTCGCCGTCTTTGCTGCTGGTAACGTCGGGATTCAACTGGGCGGATTTCCTGCTGGCATTTCTCGGCTGCGCCATCGGCATCACCGCACTGGGAGCTGCACTTTCCGGTTTCTTCCTCGTGCGGACCAAAGCGTGGGAAAATGTGCTGATGATCGTCGGCGCGATGCTTCTGGTCGCACCGGAGATTTACTCGTCGGCCGTAGGTCTGCTGCTGTTGGTACCCGTTCTGATCCGCCATCTTGCAGCGCGGAAAGAGCCTGCAGCAATTTAAGGCGAGCGTGAATTCGGCAGCAGCTTTGTCGGAGGCCGCTATCTCTACTTATTCAGGCAGTCGGCGCGAGCCGACGTGCCTGTTTCGAAAGACTGGCTTCTCGCGCAGGCTGCAACATTCCTTTTTGCGCCGTTATCGCGTCTTAGTCACACGACCTGATATGGATCGGCTCTGCTTCCGCCTCCTTGCCCAGGTCGGTACAGGTCTGGCCGGCGCACAGGGTCCAGCCGCCACCCGTCTTGCCGGACGCAGCGAGGACGATATCTCTTCGCGGCGGGATGTGCGGATGGTAGCTGTACCAGCCGTTCCGCAAGACCGCGTCTTCCGGTGGCTCCATCCCGGCTCCCGATCCCTTGATGCGCGCCTCGGTGAGCACCAGCCCCTGATCCGTGACCGACCAGTGTTCCTGCCAAGGAATTTTTTCCACGCTATGGGTCCATGAGAGGACGAAGCTTGCGGCGGCGATTTTCATGAGGCCGCCGGCCGTCGTGATGCAGATCGCCATCAACCCGACGACGCGACGACGGATGGCCGCGACCTCCAGAAATGCCATATGAGGAAGGCCGCGCAGGCCGCAAAGCCCAGTTCGTCGCTATAGGGATAGGTGGCGAGCATCAGCGCGATTGCTACAAATGCCCAGATACGCTCCCATAGCTGGAGGGGCGTGCGCAGATGTCCGATGGCCGCCGCGCCCCACAGAAGAATGCTCAGCAGCGCCTTGACGAGCATATACGCGAAGGCCAGCCAGAAGCCGTATTTTTCGGTAAGGGGCCCGCCTTCCTGAAGCATGATGACCGGCTCATAGACGGCCATGAACGGCACGGCGAAGCCTGCCACCGCGATGCGGATCGCCTGCATGCCGATCTTCATCCCCGATTCCCGCGCGATGGGCGCGGCGGCGAAGGCGGCCAGCGCCACCGGCGGCGTGAGGTCCGCCATGATGCCGAAATAGAAGACGAACATGTGCGAGACGAGAAGCGGCACTTCTAGATGCAGAAGCGCCGGGCCGGCGATCGAAGAGGTGATGATATAGTTCGGAATGGTGGGAATGCCCATGCCGAGCACGAGGCAGGCGAGCATGGTCAGCACCAGCGAGAAGAACAGCGAGTTTTCCCCCACGCTGACGATGACGCGGGCAAATGTCGAGCCGGCTCCGGTCAGCGCGAGAATGCCGATGATGACGCCTACCAGCGCACAGGCGATGCCGACCGGCAGCGCGTTCTTGGCGCCTTCCGCAAGGCTTTCCAAGCAAAGGCTGAGCGTTTCCCGACCTCCGCGCACCGCGAAATTGATCGCTACCAGAAGGGCGACGAGGAGAATGATCAGCGTGATCCCGCGCAGCGCATAACCGAAGATGTTGAACGTGGTGCCGAAGGCGGCGGCGGACATCACGCCGAGCGCGATCCAGAACAGAACCCGCAGCGGCATCGACAGGCCACCCGACACCGGCACGCCCAGTATGATGAGCGCGGTGAGGCTGAGACCGACCGTGCCGGCGAAAAGCGGTGTATAGCCGGAGAAGAGAAGCCAGACCAAAGCGGCCAGCGGCAGGATGAGGAACCAGCGCCTGCGGATTGCTTCCAGCGCGCTCGGCATTTCGCTTTTGTTGAGGCCCTTCATCCTCAGGCGTCGCGCTTCCAGATCGACCATCACGAAGACGGTGATGAAATAGAGGATGGCCGGCACGATGGCCGCCTTGACGATCTCGACATAGGGCAGGCCGAGCGTTTCGGCCATGATGAAGGCGACGGCCCCCATCACCGGCGGCATGATCTGACCACCCATCGACGCCACGGCCTCCACGCCCCCGGCAAAGGCCGGGCGGAAGCCGGAGCGCTTCATGAGCGGAATGGTGAAAGCGCCCGTCGTCACCACATTGGCGACGCCGGAGCCGTTGATCGTGCCCATCAGCGCGGATGAGATCACCGAAACCTTGGCAGGGCCGCCCCGCGACGCGCCAACTGTGCCCATGGCGATGTCATTGAAAAGCTGGATCATGCCGGCGCGCTCCAGAAACGCGCCGAACAGGATGAACAGGAAGATATAGCTCGACGACACATAGATCGGCGTGCCGTAAATGCCCTCGGTTCCCAGAAACAGGACCTCGACCACCTGCTCGAAATCATAGCCGCGGTGATTGAACGGATGCGGCAGATACTGGCCGAACAGGCCGTAGGCCAGAAAGATCAGACAGATGAGCGGCAGGGTCCAGCCCATCATTTTCTTGCCGGCCCAGAAGACGAGCCCGACGGCGAGGACCCCGATCACGATATCGGTGTGGCTGGGCTCGCCCGCCCGAATCAGGAGGTCTTCATAGAAGATCCAGTGATAGAGACTGAGCGCGAAGGCCACGACCGCCGCCAGCCAGAACACGGTCCGTCTGGCGGCGTCCGTCGCCGCATTGGCGTAGAGGCCGAACAGCAGTAAAAGCAGAAATCCGACATGGACGGACCGCACGACCTGGCTCGGCAGGGGCGAGTAAGCCGAGGTCCAGAGCTGGAAAACGGAGAAGGCCACGGCGATGGCGAACAGGATCCTTGCGCCTGCGCCTGAACCCCAGCCGGGAATATGTTCAGCCGATTCGATAGCCGTTTCGGCAGCCGTTTTTTCGCTCTGCGCCATGAGGAACCTTCACCAGATTATGCATTGGGGGGAACGGATGGATGCCCGGATGTGTCGTCCGGGCATCTGAGCATTGGGCGAGGCGGCAGGCCTCGCCGATCTGCCGGCGATCTATTCGATCCCCTTTTCCTTGAAATAGCGCATTGCGCCGGGATGGACCGGAACGGGCGAGACGATGGTGTTCTTGTCGAGCTTGATCGCCTTGGCGGAAGCGTGCGCTGCCGCAAGCTGGTCGAGATTCTCGAACAGGCCCTTGGTCATCTGGTAGACCAGTTCTTCATCCATGTCGGGGCGCACGATCAGATAGTTGATGACCGAGGCGGTCACGACATCCTTGTCCTGCCCAGTATAGGTGTTCGCGGGAATCGTGTTGACCTGATAGGGCGCACCGATCTTCTCGATAACGTCCGAAGGGATCTCAACGACATTGATTTCAACCGAATTGGCGAGATCGCGCAGCGAGGCGACGCCGAGGCCCGAAGACTGCAGGGTGGCGTCAAGCTGGCGGTTTTTCATCAGTTCGACCGATTCCGCGAAGGGCAGATATTCGATCTTTCCCAGATCGTCGTAGGAAAGGCCCGCCGCTTCCAGAATGGTGCGCGCATTGAGTTCGGTGCCGGACTTCGGCGCGCCGACGGAAAGGCGCTTGCCCTTCAGGTCGGCCAGAGTCTTGATGCCCGATTCCTTCGAGGCGACGATCTGGACGTAATTGGGATAGATAGCCGCCAGCGTGCTGAGCTTGGTGAGCTTCGTCTTGAAACCGGCGGCTTCATTGCCCTCGTAGGCATCGCGCAGGGAATCGCCCAGTGTGAAGGCGACTTCACCACGGCCGCTGTTGATCAGATTGATATTTTCGATCGATGCCTTCGTGGCCTGAACGGAAGGCCGTACGTCGGGGATGCCGGAATAGATCTTTTCCATGGCAACGCCGAGTGGATAATAGACCCCGCTGGTGCCGCCGGTCAGGATATTGACGAATTCCTCGGCACGGGCCTGCGCCGCGCCGAGAACAAATCCAAGCGCTGTCGCCAGAGAAACGGCCGTCTTCTTGTCCAGGAATTTCATGTTTCCTCCTCCCTTTCATAGATATCGCTGTGCCGCGACAATCTGCTGCGAAGCAGGGAGATTCATGAAGATCATTTCCCTCACCACGTTCGCAAATTTCCTCCCTTGGAACGAGAGAAAAACGCTATAGCATTCCGGAGAAAATCCCAAGTGCTTTTGGACGTTGTTAGACGGAAGAATAATTTCCTCCCGCGCCAGGCGGGTTTGACTATATAATTCTTGGGGACAGTTCGAGCAGCGAAGAGCGCGATCTGCCTTGGATCAACTGTCGCACATAGTATGCAAGGAGGGTCGGGTGTTCCGGCACATGGAAATCTGCCGGAATCGCGCCTCACGATATAAAACGCCCGTCAGCGCGTTTCGATAGTCTCAGCACGATATAGCCAGCCAGGCCGGCGATCAGAGAGCCGATCAGAATTCCTATTTTTGCTTCATCCTGAAGGAGCACGTCGTTGAAGGCGAGCAGCGAGATAAACAGGCTCATCGTGAAGCCGATACCGCAAAGAAGTGTCGTTCCCAACATCTGCTGCCAGCTTGCACCGGCAGGCAGATCGACGATGTCGCTCTTTACAAGAATCAGAACCGCGCCAAAAATCCCGATGAGCTTACCAAGTGCCAGCCCCGCTGCCACACCCATGGTCACCGGAGCAAAGACTGCATCGATACCCAGACCTGTAAAGTTCACGCCTGCATTGGCAAAACCGAAAATCGGAACGATAACGAAAGATACGGGTTTGATCAGGCTATGTTCGAGGAGGTGTAGCGGGCTTTCGGAAATATGGGCCTCGGGTGCGGCGGGTGTTCGTTTGATCGGCACCGTCAACGCCAGCAGGACACCTGCAATCGTTGCGTGGACGCCGGAGCGATAGGTGAAGATCCAGAGGAGGAGTCCAAGGATCAGATAGGGCAGGAGACGCTTCACACCCGTAAGATTAAGGACGAGAAGAATCGCAAAGACCAAGGCAGCCAGTCCGAGATCAATTGCCGAGACGCCAGTGGTGTAGAACAGGCCTATGATGACCACTGCACCGAGGTCGTCGATAATGGCGAGAGCGGCGAGAAAGACCTTGAGAGAGGTTGGAACCCGCGGGCCGAGCAGAGATATGACGCCAAGCGCGAACGCGATGTCGGTGGCGGCGGGAATGGCCCATCCGTGAGAAGCGCCGCTGTTCAGGTTGAAGGCGAGATAGATGACTGCCGGCACGGCCATCCCGGCCATTGCGGCTGCACCGGGCAGAATGCGGCGGGGCCATGACGAAAGATGCCCGTCAACCATTTCACGCTTGATCTCGAGGCCGACCATCAGAAAGAAGACCGCCATCATGGCGTCGTTGACCCAGTGCTGGACAGAAAGGGGCCCCAGATGGAAATGCAGTACATGGAAATAGGAATCCGCGACCGGGGAATTCGCCACCATCAGGGCGGCGATGGCCGAGGCGATCAGAAGCAGGCCACCTGCGGATTCGCTGTCGAGAAAATTGCGGATAGTATTCTGGATGCGGCCAGCCATGGGCAACTCCCTGTCAGAAACGGTTAAAAACAGTCTCCGTAGTCAGGGCATTCCCTGGGCGCACGCAGCACACGCCGTACCACCGAAAGTAATCACCTGACATAAAAGTTCAAGGCCTTGTGATATGCGAACGACTTGAACGCCGAAGTCGCGCTTCATCACTTCGTTGGAAGCGGTTGCCTCAGCCGACGCGGCCTCGTAGTCTGCTTCCGTTTGAAGATTGATAGACTCTGTCATCATAGTTCGCCTCAATGTTCGTAACTATGATGGTTTTTCTCCAATCGTTATCCGTCCGTGGTGCTGGAATACCTCCCAAATTTCACCAACCTAGCGGCTGATCCTAAAGGAGAAAGGCAAAGAGCCATGATATCTTGTTTCTAAACAGGTACTTGCAATGAATGTCGGCATCGGTGGTTGCACACCCCCGCAACCACGCTATAGCACGCTACGATATCCAAAGCTACGATCCTGTGCGCCAGATAATTTGCTGCTTGCGGCTATGATCCAGTTTGAAATGATTATGTTCCGGTTTTATGAAACCGGAACAGCTGGCAGGTCCGCCTTCAGCGCACTGACGTCATCTGGTAATTCGGAAGCAGGCAAAACCATGGGAGAAATAGAGCACAAATGCGGCCATTTTCCCAACCATTACACCATCATGATTCATCTTGCCGCAGGCAGGTATCAGCCCGTCAGCAACGGTCGCCGGACCTTGGCTGGACGGATCTTTTTCCAATCCATTCCGGCCAGAAGCGCCATCAGTTGTGAATGGTCGAGACGCACCCGCGCCGCCGATATGCCCGGCCAGCAGAAGCTGCTCTCTTCCAGGGTTTTCGAGTAGAGGCAGACCCCGCTGCCATCCCACCAGACAATGCGGACACAGTCCGCCCGTTTCGACCGGAAGACGTAAAGCGCGCCATTGAACGGGTCGAGGCCGCCATCCCGCACCAACGCCATCAACGATGCGGCTCCCTTGCGGAAGTCGACCGGTTGGCAAGACACGTAAACCACAACGCCGGAAGCAATCATGCCTTGCGCACCGCGCCGATAATGCCCGCCAACTGGTCCGGATCGATATCACCGCGTACCCGCATGACGACATCGCCAATCACGATCTCCACCGTCGCGCCGCCGCTCGCCTCAAAGCGCGTGAACTTCGCCGGCTCGCTTTCCATCATGGTTCGTCCGCCCAATCGCACCGTCAATGGCGCCATCGCCCCCCTGGAAAGCGCCTTCCTGCGCCACGCATAAAGTTGCGACACGTCCAGTTCATAGGCGCGCGCAACCTCCGCCACCGTGCCTGCCGGCGAAAACGCTTCCGCTACGAGCCGCGCTTTCTCGTCATCAGACCAATGCCGCGGCGAACGTCGCGACGGCGTCGCCGTCAAAACTTCGAATGTCCGAACCTGATTCACCTTGTCGCTCATATGACTCTCCGCATGATTCATGCAGAAAATGAGCTTCCAAGCACAAACGCGCTACGTGGGATCGCCTACACGCTTACATTTATTCTGATCTCATCATTCTTGATGAGCTCGGATATCTACCATTCGTGCATCCGGTGGCGCGCTTTTATTCCACCTGCTCAGCAAACTTTACGAGCGCACGAGTGTCATAATCACCACCAATCTCAGCTTCAGTGAATGGGCAAGCGTGTTTGGAGACGCCAAAATGACGACTGCATTGCTCGACAGGCTCACCCATCACTGCCACATACTGGAAACCGGAAATGAAAGCTTCAGGTTCAAAAACAGTTCCGCTCAGGAACCAAAACGAGCAAAGGAATACACGAAACTTGACCGTGAATAAAAACCCGAACATTAATTAAAAGGCGGGTCAATTCTCGGCTCTGACGCAGATTTGCTGAAGTAGAAGCCCTATGATGTACCAATCAGCCGTGCTTGCAGAAGGTCGATTTTTGCGCGCCCGTACATCTGGCGTTTGATCAGTTTCAGGCGGGTAATTTGGCCTTCTGTTTGCCCGTTCGACCAAGGGGAGACGATAGCATTTCGGACTGCATCGAGGTCCTTTTCAACGCCGCCTACAAAGGACCCAATCAAACTGTCCCTGGCGGTTTCAAGCCAGCCTTCAAGTTTCGCCGCTGACTTTGAACGGATCATAGATTGAAAGTCCCCAATGGCCTTGCGGGCAGCAACCAACTCCGGAACGTTCACTTCGATTGCCGCGACAAGGATAGCCTCGGATTTTGCCAGGTCATCGCGTGCGGCGGTCATCAGTCGAGCAATAACCCGCGACGATGGCGTGCGCGCAAATCCGCTCTGGCCTGCCTTCTCAGCCAAACGTCGACGTTGTGCCCATTGCGAGACAACACCGCTCTGTCCTGGGAAGCCTTTTGCTTTCATCTCGCGCCACAGCGCCAAGGCGTTTCGCGCCCCTTCTTCCCAACGGTTGTTAAGCCATGGCAGCCAGTTATCCAGCGAACTCGGCTTCGTTCGGAATACATCGAGGCGTTGACCACGCAGGACATCGCGAACCAGTTTTCGACTATGACCGGTTTGCCGGACAATCTGCCGAATTGATATTCCCTTCTTGGCCAATCCTTGTATCGCCTCATTGGTCTCCTGACGGCGCAGATATCTAAACTGAACCGTACCGGGTTTGCCGGAGGCTCCAACTTCTGAGAGATTGGGGCCACTATGAGCAAAACAACGAACAAGTTTTCACCTGAAGTGCGTGAACGTGCCATCCGTATGGTGCTGGATCACGAAGCAGAGCACCCTTCTCGGTGGGCTGCCGTTTCATCAATCGCTACCAAGATTGGTTGTTCGCCAGCCACCCTGCATGAGTGGGTGAAGAAGACCGAGGTCAACACTGGTAAACGAGCAGGCCTGCCGAGCGATGTCGCCGAGAAGATGAAGGCTCTTGAGCGAGAGAATCGCGAGCTTCGTCAGGCCAATGAGATATTGCGCAAAGCGTCTGCTTATTTTGCCCAGGCGGAGCTCGACCGCCCCTTCAAACGATGATTTCATTCATTGACGAATACCGTAGCGTGTTTGGGGTCGAGCCGATCTGCAGATTATTGCCGATTGCCCCGTCAACCTAATACGAGAACGTCGCCAAGCGCCTGGACATCAACCGGCTGTCGGTCCGCACCCGCAACGATATCAGTCTGAAGATCGAGATACGTCGTGTCTTCGAGCAAAACTTCTGCGTTTATGGCGTTCGCAAGGTCTGGCGGCAATTGAAGCGTGAGGGGTTCGATGTCGCCCGCTGCACTGTGGCTCGACTTATGAGGTCTATGGGTCTTCAAGGCATCATTCGTGGTAAGCCAGTCATGAGGATGGTGTTGCAATATCGCACCCGGTCTTCATAATGGATCGGACACGCGGCGAAAACGGCACGCTGGTCTCGCATGTTGCTGCATCCAACGATCATGTTGAGTTTCTGAAACGTGGCCTGCCATCAATTGCAATCCTGATGGATGCTGGTCATTATGTGTCATCGTCTTGGTATCCGGGTTGTCCGGAAAGGGACAGCGCGCCGACCTGGAGCTTCATGGTTGCTCATATCCATGGCACGCCCAAAATCTTATCGGAAGGAGCGACTGCAAAGCATCTCCACGAACTCGTCAAACATATGGAGAAGGGTCGTGACAACCCCTGGCAGATGAAGGAACTCGGCCCCGGTGGTCTGGAGCGGCGTCTGCGCAATATTGTCGGCTACGAAATGCCTATTGAGAAGATGGAAGTCAAGTTCAAGCTGGGACAGGATGAGCGGGCAGCAGATATGAGTGCAGCGATCAAAAAGTTGCATGAAGAGGGGCGGGAACACCTCGCCGAAATGATGGCCCGTCACTGCAAGCTTTGACCAACGAAATGAAGGGGTCGAGGTCTGACGGAGCGAAGCGCATTGACCATGCCAAACATGGAATCCAGTATCGACTGGCAATCAACACATCGCCTATTGGCAGAGGCAAGCGGCGCTCCATTCACGGCAAAGGACGTTGTCGTTGGACAAAGTATTTCATAACCTACGTCATCATGTAGATCGAGGTTAAATTGAGAAGAGATCTTTCTCCAAATTCGTATTGTCCCATTGAAGGCTGGTGTCCGGTTTCAGTGGCTATAGGGGGTATCATTTACTTTACTGAATAATCCCCTTTGCCGTTTGATAAACAAGTTAAGCTGGCAAGTAGATTTCACGCACGCGCGCATCGCCGGACAACTTGTCAGCCGGGCCGGAGACGTGGATCTCGCCATGTTCGAACGCATAAACATAATCGGCTATTTCGAGGGACAGATCGACATTCTGTGCGACCAGAACAATGGAGACACCCGCCTCGGCGAGCTTGATCATGATCTCGAAAATCTGGTGAATGATAATCGGCGCCAGACCTAGCGAAGGTTCCTCGAGCAGCAGGAGTTCGGAATTGCCCATCAGTGAATGGGCAATGGCCTGACGCGTTACATCAGCGACGGCAGGATGCCGATCGATAACAAT is from Brucella intermedia LMG 3301 and encodes:
- a CDS encoding TRAP transporter permease, with product MSEDQNVKLAPMELDEVKARELEEQFDTEIRFRPLAPLSARIVGGLLIVLSLFHYYTAGFGILSEMVHRGIHLSFVLGLVFLVFPFSRTGYDKPAVSSLLRPLGISIIDWALAIVAVVAVLHVPLIPLDDLAFRVGNPTTTDVVLGGLLILILLEATRRSVGWPLPIISILFMLYALYGPSMPGILVHPGATVSQLVNHLYLTTQGIYGIALGVVATYVFHFVLFGVFATRIGLGQLFLDCAAWVAGRFAGGPAKVSIFGSALFGMISGSSVANTVTVGSLTIPAMIRLGYKRHFAAAVESASSTGGQITPPIMGAAAFLMIEFLNLPYTTIILAAIVPAFMHFFGVLMQVHFEAKRNGLRGMTREELPDLKEAFKRDWPTVIPLIVLIGVLLSGYTPYLAAFWGITLCIAVGLLNPRKRMTVSEIFDGLRDGAKYALAVGAAAATVGIIVGVVTLTGVGFKISYIVTSTAGQLAAFFGTVLPASWFGPQTLTLLFTLIMTGVVCILMGCGIPTTANYIIMATIAAPALGLLGVEPIVAHFFVFYYGVLADITPPVALAAYAAAGMAGADPFKTGNTAFRLGLGKVLVPFVFVFSPSLLLVTSGFNWADFLLAFLGCAIGITALGAALSGFFLVRTKAWENVLMIVGAMLLVAPEIYSSAVGLLLLVPVLIRHLAARKEPAAI
- a CDS encoding DUF1850 domain-containing protein, which gives rise to MAICITTAGGLMKIAAASFVLSWTHSVEKIPWQEHWSVTDQGLVLTEARIKGSGAGMEPPEDAVLRNGWYSYHPHIPPRRDIVLAASGKTGGGWTLCAGQTCTDLGKEAEAEPIHIRSCD
- a CDS encoding TRAP transporter permease; this translates as MAQSEKTAAETAIESAEHIPGWGSGAGARILFAIAVAFSVFQLWTSAYSPLPSQVVRSVHVGFLLLLLFGLYANAATDAARRTVFWLAAVVAFALSLYHWIFYEDLLIRAGEPSHTDIVIGVLAVGLVFWAGKKMMGWTLPLICLIFLAYGLFGQYLPHPFNHRGYDFEQVVEVLFLGTEGIYGTPIYVSSSYIFLFILFGAFLERAGMIQLFNDIAMGTVGASRGGPAKVSVISSALMGTINGSGVANVVTTGAFTIPLMKRSGFRPAFAGGVEAVASMGGQIMPPVMGAVAFIMAETLGLPYVEIVKAAIVPAILYFITVFVMVDLEARRLRMKGLNKSEMPSALEAIRRRWFLILPLAALVWLLFSGYTPLFAGTVGLSLTALIILGVPVSGGLSMPLRVLFWIALGVMSAAAFGTTFNIFGYALRGITLIILLVALLVAINFAVRGGRETLSLCLESLAEGAKNALPVGIACALVGVIIGILALTGAGSTFARVIVSVGENSLFFSLVLTMLACLVLGMGIPTIPNYIITSSIAGPALLHLEVPLLVSHMFVFYFGIMADLTPPVALAAFAAAPIARESGMKIGMQAIRIAVAGFAVPFMAVYEPVIMLQEGGPLTEKYGFWLAFAYMLVKALLSILLWGAAAIGHLRTPLQLWERIWAFVAIALMLATYPYSDELGFAACAAFLIWHFWRSRPSVVASSG
- a CDS encoding TAXI family TRAP transporter solute-binding subunit, with amino-acid sequence MKFLDKKTAVSLATALGFVLGAAQARAEEFVNILTGGTSGVYYPLGVAMEKIYSGIPDVRPSVQATKASIENINLINSGRGEVAFTLGDSLRDAYEGNEAAGFKTKLTKLSTLAAIYPNYVQIVASKESGIKTLADLKGKRLSVGAPKSGTELNARTILEAAGLSYDDLGKIEYLPFAESVELMKNRQLDATLQSSGLGVASLRDLANSVEINVVEIPSDVIEKIGAPYQVNTIPANTYTGQDKDVVTASVINYLIVRPDMDEELVYQMTKGLFENLDQLAAAHASAKAIKLDKNTIVSPVPVHPGAMRYFKEKGIE
- the nhaA gene encoding Na+/H+ antiporter NhaA translates to MAGRIQNTIRNFLDSESAGGLLLIASAIAALMVANSPVADSYFHVLHFHLGPLSVQHWVNDAMMAVFFLMVGLEIKREMVDGHLSSWPRRILPGAAAMAGMAVPAVIYLAFNLNSGASHGWAIPAATDIAFALGVISLLGPRVPTSLKVFLAALAIIDDLGAVVIIGLFYTTGVSAIDLGLAALVFAILLVLNLTGVKRLLPYLILGLLLWIFTYRSGVHATIAGVLLALTVPIKRTPAAPEAHISESPLHLLEHSLIKPVSFVIVPIFGFANAGVNFTGLGIDAVFAPVTMGVAAGLALGKLIGIFGAVLILVKSDIVDLPAGASWQQMLGTTLLCGIGFTMSLFISLLAFNDVLLQDEAKIGILIGSLIAGLAGYIVLRLSKRADGRFIS
- the tnpB gene encoding IS66 family insertion sequence element accessory protein TnpB (TnpB, as the term is used for proteins encoded by IS66 family insertion elements, is considered an accessory protein, since TnpC, encoded by a neighboring gene, is a DDE family transposase.); the encoded protein is MIASGVVVYVSCQPVDFRKGAASLMALVRDGGLDPFNGALYVFRSKRADCVRIVWWDGSGVCLYSKTLEESSFCWPGISAARVRLDHSQLMALLAGMDWKKIRPAKVRRPLLTG
- a CDS encoding transposase, which codes for MSDKVNQVRTFEVLTATPSRRSPRHWSDDEKARLVAEAFSPAGTVAEVARAYELDVSQLYAWRRKALSRGAMAPLTVRLGGRTMMESEPAKFTRFEASGGATVEIVIGDVVMRVRGDIDPDQLAGIIGAVRKA
- a CDS encoding ISL3 family transposase; the encoded protein is MAKKGISIRQIVRQTGHSRKLVRDVLRGQRLDVFRTKPSSLDNWLPWLNNRWEEGARNALALWREMKAKGFPGQSGVVSQWAQRRRLAEKAGQSGFARTPSSRVIARLMTAARDDLAKSEAILVAAIEVNVPELVAARKAIGDFQSMIRSKSAAKLEGWLETARDSLIGSFVGGVEKDLDAVRNAIVSPWSNGQTEGQITRLKLIKRQMYGRAKIDLLQARLIGTS
- a CDS encoding FMN-binding negative transcriptional regulator, giving the protein MDRTRGENGTLVSHVAASNDHVEFLKRGLPSIAILMDAGHYVSSSWYPGCPERDSAPTWSFMVAHIHGTPKILSEGATAKHLHELVKHMEKGRDNPWQMKELGPGGLERRLRNIVGYEMPIEKMEVKFKLGQDERAADMSAAIKKLHEEGREHLAEMMARHCKL
- a CDS encoding branched-chain amino acid ABC transporter ATP-binding protein, translating into MVIDRHPAVADVTRQAIAHSLMGNSELLLLEEPSLGLAPIIIHQIFEIMIKLAEAGVSIVLVAQNVDLSLEIADYVYAFEHGEIHVSGPADKLSGDARVREIYLPA